Proteins found in one Pontibacter sp. SGAir0037 genomic segment:
- a CDS encoding GNAT family N-acetyltransferase → MGVLFKEQLQTERLRLRVLEERDVGCWLSLVEKNRDRLRESFPVTVHKMKNRETALAYLKELKEENDAGESVYYGAWYKGKLIGELILKNVDWNIPKGELGYFISGEYEGEGLVTEGLRALRAYCFDELKLLKIYARIIPANKKSIAVVTKLGFELEGTHRQEYRSGRGVLLDIRHYGLVNKAALTEAKTEEE, encoded by the coding sequence AGAGCGTGACGTAGGTTGCTGGCTTAGCCTGGTGGAAAAGAACAGAGATAGACTGCGGGAAAGTTTTCCGGTAACTGTTCATAAAATGAAGAACAGGGAAACGGCGCTTGCTTACCTCAAGGAGTTGAAAGAGGAGAATGATGCAGGAGAATCGGTATACTATGGTGCCTGGTATAAAGGGAAGCTGATCGGTGAACTTATACTGAAGAATGTCGACTGGAACATTCCTAAAGGTGAATTAGGATATTTTATATCTGGAGAATATGAGGGAGAAGGCCTGGTAACGGAAGGGCTTCGTGCCCTACGGGCTTATTGTTTCGATGAGCTGAAACTGCTTAAAATTTACGCCAGAATAATTCCAGCCAACAAAAAAAGTATAGCTGTGGTAACTAAATTAGGTTTTGAGCTGGAAGGAACGCACAGGCAGGAGTATAGGAGTGGCCGTGGAGTGCTGCTGGATATCAGGCATTACGGGCTGGTAAATAAAGCCGCGCTTACCGAAGCCAAAACGGAAGAGGAATAG